From Penaeus vannamei isolate JL-2024 chromosome 37, ASM4276789v1, whole genome shotgun sequence, one genomic window encodes:
- the LOC113818109 gene encoding uncharacterized protein isoform X2, which produces MQKVHNMQQELEETVKEFHRIQDTRQQYLQKCNKEILSVLKQFLNEKFRIELQEHFECRNESLEDIVKFIDNTIISACDAHEDIVNFRHQVIDIFNEGISPELAADSSDALVAGRGMRDFHKLSCETKEQVMLINNQQELYEMFMNEIEEMVLRKVNQILCEMDTSMQEKHKEEKENVDALATEITTEIEKNVRLQGTLQIIQSQMDSLSERLQAPI; this is translated from the exons ATGCAGAAAGTTCATAACATGCAGCAGGAGCTGGAGGAAACTGTCAAGGAGTTCCACAGGATCCAAGACACTAGACAACAATACTTGCAGAAATGTAACAAGGAAATCCTTAGTGTTTTG AAGCAGTTCTTAAATGAGAAGTTCAGAATTGAGTTGCAGGAACACTTTGAATGCAGAAATGAAAGTCTTGAAGATATTGTCAAGTTTATAGATAACACTATAATTTCTGCATGTGATGCCCATGAAGACATTGTCAATTTTAGGCACCAAGTTATTGATATATTCAATGAAGGAATCTCACCAGAATTAGCAGCAGACAGCTCAGATGCTTTG gTTGCAGGCCGAGGCATGAGAGACTTCCACAAGTTATCATGTGAAACAAAGGAGCAGGTGATGTTGATCAATAACCAACAAGAATTATATGAAATGTTCATGAATGAGATTGAAGAAATGGTTCTGAGAaag GTGAACCAAATATTGTGTGAAATGGATACAAGTAtgcaagaaaaacacaaagaagaaaaggagaatgtagATGCCCTTGCTACAGAAATTaccacagagatagagaaaaatgttCGACTGCAGGGTACATTGCAGATAATACAAAGTCAAATGGATTCACTATCAGAGCGCCTACAAGCACCTATATAG
- the LOC113818109 gene encoding uncharacterized protein isoform X1: MQKVHNMQQELEETVKEFHRIQDTRQQYLQKCNKEILSVLKQFLNEKFRIELQEHFECRNESLEDIVKFIDNTIISACDAHEDIVNFRHQVIDIFNEGISPELAADSSDALANNDEKQVAGRGMRDFHKLSCETKEQVMLINNQQELYEMFMNEIEEMVLRKVNQILCEMDTSMQEKHKEEKENVDALATEITTEIEKNVRLQGTLQIIQSQMDSLSERLQAPI; the protein is encoded by the exons ATGCAGAAAGTTCATAACATGCAGCAGGAGCTGGAGGAAACTGTCAAGGAGTTCCACAGGATCCAAGACACTAGACAACAATACTTGCAGAAATGTAACAAGGAAATCCTTAGTGTTTTG AAGCAGTTCTTAAATGAGAAGTTCAGAATTGAGTTGCAGGAACACTTTGAATGCAGAAATGAAAGTCTTGAAGATATTGTCAAGTTTATAGATAACACTATAATTTCTGCATGTGATGCCCATGAAGACATTGTCAATTTTAGGCACCAAGTTATTGATATATTCAATGAAGGAATCTCACCAGAATTAGCAGCAGACAGCTCAGATGCTTTG gccaataatgatgaaaaacaggTTGCAGGCCGAGGCATGAGAGACTTCCACAAGTTATCATGTGAAACAAAGGAGCAGGTGATGTTGATCAATAACCAACAAGAATTATATGAAATGTTCATGAATGAGATTGAAGAAATGGTTCTGAGAaag GTGAACCAAATATTGTGTGAAATGGATACAAGTAtgcaagaaaaacacaaagaagaaaaggagaatgtagATGCCCTTGCTACAGAAATTaccacagagatagagaaaaatgttCGACTGCAGGGTACATTGCAGATAATACAAAGTCAAATGGATTCACTATCAGAGCGCCTACAAGCACCTATATAG
- the LOC113818108 gene encoding cyclic AMP-responsive element-binding protein 3-like protein 2 has protein sequence MSEHVKNVHNHDLIDEVLRDGTYIDGNMNFAYFDDNLFPELDTVLEDSPMPVPIEPTMDWPETMDLQQLPEFTNMQSMDSQQLHNFTNLQPLDSIPFLAAPVVEDAPSDVTITVTEAAANWDSPNVTIEVQAIGEEPGAASVPKEESSEESSQSEGKALSNPPKKRGRKRLYPPGTTPPRRRRPRKVKLYELETFEDPEMERKRQNALNAKIHREKQKEKKEALQGQLEAAIRDRDELKRQLEEMREREKKLVKELEMIRQQHNTPAVFPVKIIY, from the coding sequence ATGTCGGAGCACGTAAAGAATGTACACAATCACGACTTAATCGACGAAGTCCTCCGGGACGGAACCTACATCGACGGCAATATGAACTTTGCCTACTTCGACGACAACCTTTTCCCAGAACTGGACACTGTGCTTGAAGATTCCCCAATGCCTGTACCCATAGAACCTACAATGGACTGGCCCGAGACAATGGACTTGCAACAACTGCCCGAGTTCACCAACATGCAATCCATGGACTCGCAGCAACTGCACAATTTCACCAACCTGCAACCCTTGGACTCGATTCCTTTCTTGGCGGCCCCCGTGGTGGAAGACGCCCCATCTGACGTCACCATTACCGTGACCGAGGCCGCCGCGAACTGGGACTCGCCCAATGTTACCATCGAAGTGCAGGCCATCGGGGAGGAGCCAGGGGCAGCCTCCGTGCCCAAGGAGGAGTCCTCGGAAGAATCGAGCCAGAGCGAAGGCAAGGCGCTAAGCAACCCCCCAAAGAAACGCGGCAGGAAGCGCCTGTACCCCCCCGGCACAACGCCCCCAAGGAGGCGCCGACCTCGCAAAGTGAAGCTGTACGAGCTCGAGACTTTCGAAGACccagaaatggagaggaagagacagaacgcCCTGAACGCCAAGATCCAtcgggagaagcagaaggagaagaaggaggcgctGCAGGGCCAGCTAGAAGCCGCCATCCGTGACCGAGACGAATTGAAGCGCCAGCTGGAGGAgatgcgggagagggagaagaagctgGTCAAGGAGCTGGAAATGATTAGGCAGCAGCACAACACCCCGGCTGTCTTCCCCGTCAAAATCATCTACTGA